The proteins below are encoded in one region of Scyliorhinus torazame isolate Kashiwa2021f chromosome 16, sScyTor2.1, whole genome shotgun sequence:
- the LOC140393304 gene encoding CREB3 regulatory factor-like isoform X2, producing MPQERRLAHTQSSRNDLPSLNSYRSPVKENIELLSDLVDDEPSDSNRCERWDISALEDFTKYTKTDIWSDKELDLLGLDEHTSPYQNEAEISQTPTLAELNADDSQLVVDSWCLLRPVKEASPFSTKPDGVSRATETPKKGNCMDPLIDPDFQSESTVFLQKGEDHQSHPKNSKPSITAGGPRNTEVPLKSGNHNLSDKNSNSRAHVCSMSDPEEGAVHNRTGSSPWKHHKRSTATELGDTGGEKGDFKKGDGQVCSHLTTFPIWPARQESGGESPEAGVELKNQEHNYSLFSADSLGLQSSEERLEPENGSDSEQDDSENEDDEEEDDDDDKDYFSDYLSEAGNEHETSADVASEMGGRRLKRRYFWEYSDSHVTPSKQERTLQPSEWDCYTLPSNVYQKENGVGQGRRMAKKSRRTDVDDLTPNPRKLLHIGDELKKLNKVIDELTPVNELPVNARPRSRKEKNKLASRACRLKKKAQHEANKIKLWGLNTEHDNLLKVIVAIKRQIMQRVENSGGTEEESLIGKLEKLMNDTIGSSVAGQTSEFVNNVLEKVSAGESAGGLS from the exons GAACGTCGTCTAGCCCACACACAAAGCTCCAGAAATGACCTGCCAAGTCTGAATTCGTACAGGAGCCCAGTGAAGGAGAATATCGAGCTATTGAGTGATCTGGTGGACGACGAACCATCTGACAGCAACAGATGTGAGCGGTGGGATATATCGGCTTTAGAAGACTTTACTAAGTACACCAAAACTGATATTTGGAGTGATAAGGAGTTGGACTTGTTGGGTTTGGACGAGCATACAAGTCCTTATCAAAACGAAGCCGAGATATCTCAAACGCCAACACTAGCCGAGCTGAATGCTGACGACTCGCAGCTTGTTGTCGATTCCTGGTGTCTCCTTCGGCCTGTGAAGGAGGCCTCCCCATTCTCCACCAAGCCTGACGGTGTCTCCAGAGCCACAGAGACCCCTAAAAAAGGCAACTGCATGGATCCTTTAATAGATCCTGACTTCCAGTCAGAGAGTACTGTTTTCCTTCAGAAAGGGGAGGACCACCAAAGTCATCCGAAAAACAGTAAACCCTCCATCACTGCAGGAGGCCCCAGAAATACTGAGGTACCGTTGAAATCTGGAAACCACAACCTCAGCGACAAAAATAGCAATTCCAGAGCCCATGTATGCTCTATGTCCGACCCAGAAGAAGGAGCAGTTCATAACAGGACAGGATCGAGTCCTTGGAAGCATCACAAGCGATCTACAGCCACCGAGCTGGGGGACACGGGTGGGGAGAAAGGCGACTTCAAGAAGGGAGATGGTCAGGTCTGCAGCCACCTAACCACATTCCCCATCTGGCCTGCTAGGCAGGAAAGTGGGGGAGAAAGCCCGGAGGCTGGAGTTGAACTCAAGAACCAGGAGCACAACTACTCTCTCTTCAGCGCCGACAGTCTGGGATTGCAGTCGAGTGAAGAGAGACTGGAGCCGGAGAATGGCTCTGACAGTGAGCAGGATGACAGTGAAAATGAAGACGATGAGGAAGAAGATGACGATGACGATAAGGACTACTTCAGTGATTATCTTTCTGAAGCAG GGAACGAGCATGAAACATCTGCAGATGTTGCCTCCGAGATGGGCGGCAGGAGACTGAAGCGCCGCTATTTCTGGGAGTATAGCGATAGCCACGTCACGCCCAGCAAACAAGAGCGGACACTGCAGCCCTCAGAGTGGGACTGCTACACCTTACCCAgtaatgtgtaccagaaggagaatGGCGTTGGACAAG GACGGCGAATGGCGAAGAAATCCCGTCGAACGGATGTCGACGACTTGACGCCGAACCCGCGAAAGTTGCTCCACATCGGGGACGAACTGAAAAAACTCAACAAGGTAATTGatgagctgactccagtgaacgaaCTGCCAGTGAACGCCAGACCACGGTCCAGAAAGGAGAAAAATAAACTGGCTTCTAG gGCCTGCAGACTAAAGAAGAAAGCACAACATGAGGCCAACAAAATCAAGCTGTGGGGTCTGAACACTGAGCATG ATAATTTACTGAAAGTTATTGTCGCAATCAAGCGTCAGATTATGCAGCGGGTGGAAAACAGCGGTGGAACTGAAGAAGAGAGCTTGATCGGAAAATTGGAAAAACTCATGAATGATACAATCG
- the LOC140393304 gene encoding CREB3 regulatory factor-like isoform X3: MPQPNVSGMEPAFGDAFRSCCLYSSLDQTVASPDSSPDSGFLYEQERRLAHTQSSRNDLPSLNSYRSPVKENIELLSDLVDDEPSDSNRCERWDISALEDFTKYTKTDIWSDKELDLLGLDEHTSPYQNEAEISQTPTLAELNADDSQLVVDSWCLLRPVKEASPFSTKPDGVSRATETPKKGNCMDPLIDPDFQSESTVFLQKGEDHQSHPKNSKPSITAGGPRNTEVPLKSGNHNLSDKNSNSRAHVCSMSDPEEGAVHNRTGSSPWKHHKRSTATELGDTGGEKGDFKKGDGQVCSHLTTFPIWPARQESGGESPEAGVELKNQEHNYSLFSADSLGLQSSEERLEPENGSDSEQDDSENEDDEEEDDDDDKDYFSDYLSEAGNEHETSADVASEMGGRRLKRRYFWEYSDSHVTPSKQERTLQPSEWDCYTLPSNVYQKENGVGQGRRMAKKSRRTDVDDLTPNPRKLLHIGDELKKLNKGLQTKEESTT, from the exons GAACGTCGTCTAGCCCACACACAAAGCTCCAGAAATGACCTGCCAAGTCTGAATTCGTACAGGAGCCCAGTGAAGGAGAATATCGAGCTATTGAGTGATCTGGTGGACGACGAACCATCTGACAGCAACAGATGTGAGCGGTGGGATATATCGGCTTTAGAAGACTTTACTAAGTACACCAAAACTGATATTTGGAGTGATAAGGAGTTGGACTTGTTGGGTTTGGACGAGCATACAAGTCCTTATCAAAACGAAGCCGAGATATCTCAAACGCCAACACTAGCCGAGCTGAATGCTGACGACTCGCAGCTTGTTGTCGATTCCTGGTGTCTCCTTCGGCCTGTGAAGGAGGCCTCCCCATTCTCCACCAAGCCTGACGGTGTCTCCAGAGCCACAGAGACCCCTAAAAAAGGCAACTGCATGGATCCTTTAATAGATCCTGACTTCCAGTCAGAGAGTACTGTTTTCCTTCAGAAAGGGGAGGACCACCAAAGTCATCCGAAAAACAGTAAACCCTCCATCACTGCAGGAGGCCCCAGAAATACTGAGGTACCGTTGAAATCTGGAAACCACAACCTCAGCGACAAAAATAGCAATTCCAGAGCCCATGTATGCTCTATGTCCGACCCAGAAGAAGGAGCAGTTCATAACAGGACAGGATCGAGTCCTTGGAAGCATCACAAGCGATCTACAGCCACCGAGCTGGGGGACACGGGTGGGGAGAAAGGCGACTTCAAGAAGGGAGATGGTCAGGTCTGCAGCCACCTAACCACATTCCCCATCTGGCCTGCTAGGCAGGAAAGTGGGGGAGAAAGCCCGGAGGCTGGAGTTGAACTCAAGAACCAGGAGCACAACTACTCTCTCTTCAGCGCCGACAGTCTGGGATTGCAGTCGAGTGAAGAGAGACTGGAGCCGGAGAATGGCTCTGACAGTGAGCAGGATGACAGTGAAAATGAAGACGATGAGGAAGAAGATGACGATGACGATAAGGACTACTTCAGTGATTATCTTTCTGAAGCAG GGAACGAGCATGAAACATCTGCAGATGTTGCCTCCGAGATGGGCGGCAGGAGACTGAAGCGCCGCTATTTCTGGGAGTATAGCGATAGCCACGTCACGCCCAGCAAACAAGAGCGGACACTGCAGCCCTCAGAGTGGGACTGCTACACCTTACCCAgtaatgtgtaccagaaggagaatGGCGTTGGACAAG GACGGCGAATGGCGAAGAAATCCCGTCGAACGGATGTCGACGACTTGACGCCGAACCCGCGAAAGTTGCTCCACATCGGGGACGAACTGAAAAAACTCAACAAG gGCCTGCAGACTAAAGAAGAAAGCACAACATGA